From the genome of Candidatus Desulfofervidus auxilii, one region includes:
- a CDS encoding (deoxy)nucleoside triphosphate pyrophosphohydrolase, whose protein sequence is MPHYEVTAAIIFHNGKILVTTRPEHEVYGGLWEFPGGKKEEHETLEECLLREIKEELGIEIDINRFFTKIFHTYPNFSITLYVFFCSYKSGELKPLPTVRYRWVTMEELEKLPFLEADKKVIKKLGKVLHLEKNMLK, encoded by the coding sequence ATGCCTCATTATGAGGTGACAGCAGCTATTATCTTTCATAATGGAAAAATCCTGGTTACTACTAGGCCTGAGCATGAGGTTTATGGTGGTCTTTGGGAGTTTCCTGGAGGGAAAAAAGAGGAGCATGAGACACTTGAAGAATGCCTTTTAAGGGAGATTAAGGAAGAATTAGGGATTGAGATTGATATTAATCGCTTTTTCACTAAAATATTTCACACTTATCCTAATTTTTCAATTACTCTTTATGTATTTTTTTGTTCTTATAAAAGTGGAGAGCTTAAGCCGCTTCCTACTGTAAGGTATCGCTGGGTGACAATGGAAGAGTTGGAAAAATTGCCATTTTTAGAGGCAGATAAAAAGGTAATAAAAAAGTTAGGTAAAGTTTTGCATTTAGAAAAAAATATGTTAAAATAA